CATTGTCTCGCTGATCGCGCTGGTGTTCTGGCATGACGAATACCGCACCAGCGGCGACGTGCCGCTGGCGATGCACGTCACGGTCGACCAGGCCGCGGCGCTGGCCCCGGTCGACGCGCTGGCGCTCGCGCGCGCCACGCCGCTGGGCAACGGCCATGATACCCACCTGTCCGAAGCCCCGGTCTGGTTCGCCTTCGAACCCATGCCGCGCGCCGGCGAGCAGGTGATCGAATTCCCGTCGCGCCACGCGCTCGACATCGCCTGCTGGGATGCGGCCGACCTGGCCCCGCTCGGCGCCGCCACCCGCAGCACCGCCGACGGCGCGCTGACGTCCGACAAGGCCGGCTTCGCGATGCGCCTGGCGCCGCTGCCGCGCCAGCTGCTGTGCCGCGCCACCTTCTCGGGCCCGGCGCGCCTGTCGGTGCTGCAATGGCCGGCCGAGCAGTACGCCTTGTCGGTCAAGCAATATCACCGCAAATCGGGCCTGCTCGACGGCGGCATGATCGTGCTGGCCCTGTTCATCCTGATCACGGCCCTGATCAACCGCCAGCCGGTGTATGTGCTGTTCGCCGGCTGGCTGATCCTGAACCTGCGCATGGGCGCGCTGTCGGCCGGCTGGGACATCCAGTGGCTGGGCCAGACCGTGCCGTCCGAATGGCTGCTGCGCAGCCGCGCCGTGACGATCACGCTGTACGGCATCGCCACCCTGACCCTGTACCAGGCGCTGCTGAAGGAACACCTGGCCGAGATGCGCTACCTGCTGCCGATGCGCGTGATGCAGTGGTTGTGCATGCCGATGCTGGCCGCCGCCATGCTGCTGCCGTACGGCATGTACCTGCCGCTGCTGTGGGGCATCCTGGTGTGCTGCTTCTCCCTGATGACGGTTGGCCTGTTCAAGATCATCGTGGAATCGCGCACCCGGGTCGCGGCCTGGTTCGCGGCCTCGTTCGCGGTGACTTTCCTGGCCTCGCTGGCCGAAGTCCTGTCGGCCGCGCTCGGCATGCGCGAGCTACTGGGCGTGATCAACAGCGTCACCGCCGCGCTCGCGTCAAGCCTGCTGGCGGCGCTGGCCGTGGCCGAGCAGATGCGCATGGAAACCGAGAAGCGCCTGGAAGCCCAGGAAGAACTCGAACACGCCTACCAGGCGATGCCGGTCGGCCTGTTTACCCTGGACATGTATGGGCATTTCCTGAGCGTCAATCCGGCGCTGCAGAAGATGCTGGGCATGAGCGGCTTCGTGCCTGGCCGCACCGCCTGGCGCCAGTTCTTCACCGAGGCCAGCTGGGCCAACCTGCACGAGCAGGTGCATGCCAAGGCCGAGGCCGAGATGGAACTGGCAAGCCGCGACGGCAACCAGCGCTTCCTGGTCAGCGCGACGCTGGCGCGCTCGCGCATCGAGGGCGTGCTGCAGGACACCACCGAAAAACACAAGGCCACCGAGCAGCTGCGTTTCATGGCCAATAACGATCCGCTGACCAAGGTCTACAACCGGCGCGGCATCGAGCGCGAATTTTCCAGCGCGGCCGCCAGCCTGGCCCTGGGCCGGCCGATGGCGCTGGCCTACGTCGACCTCGACCGTTTTAAACTGATCAACGACCTGTTCGGCCATGCGGCGGGCGACGAAGTGCTCAAGCAGGTGTGCGAGCGGATGGCCACGATGCTGGCCGGC
This portion of the Telluria beijingensis genome encodes:
- a CDS encoding putative bifunctional diguanylate cyclase/phosphodiesterase; the protein is MPNLKHRLPATLPAAFHAAVELVLKIFSYYLIPVGIGIVSLIALVFWHDEYRTSGDVPLAMHVTVDQAAALAPVDALALARATPLGNGHDTHLSEAPVWFAFEPMPRAGEQVIEFPSRHALDIACWDAADLAPLGAATRSTADGALTSDKAGFAMRLAPLPRQLLCRATFSGPARLSVLQWPAEQYALSVKQYHRKSGLLDGGMIVLALFILITALINRQPVYVLFAGWLILNLRMGALSAGWDIQWLGQTVPSEWLLRSRAVTITLYGIATLTLYQALLKEHLAEMRYLLPMRVMQWLCMPMLAAAMLLPYGMYLPLLWGILVCCFSLMTVGLFKIIVESRTRVAAWFAASFAVTFLASLAEVLSAALGMRELLGVINSVTAALASSLLAALAVAEQMRMETEKRLEAQEELEHAYQAMPVGLFTLDMYGHFLSVNPALQKMLGMSGFVPGRTAWRQFFTEASWANLHEQVHAKAEAEMELASRDGNQRFLVSATLARSRIEGVLQDTTEKHKATEQLRFMANNDPLTKVYNRRGIEREFSSAAASLALGRPMALAYVDLDRFKLINDLFGHAAGDEVLKQVCERMATMLAGGQQIGRVGGDEFVIVMPETAIPLASIICRGIVDRLGNTPYRVGDKAFHVRASVGLIEVVPGMPMKDAVSTSDRACREAKTGLGDGLVVYERGADAFRQRAAELDLVERLSGPNATDNLLLEMQPIMSLRAPQESLNFEVLLRMREPDGRVVPAGAVIAAAEKSGRASMIDRWVLTSTLAWIAEHAEDLVNTRFVCMNLSGASLNDERFVQDTFDILGRYVHVASRLCLEITESVALHDLDNTRRFIDQVRSFGVKVALDDFGAGYTSFSYLKELPADVLKIDGNFIVNINAHPANVAIVEAIVSLAVNLGMKTIAEWAEDAATVQTLHEIGVDYVQGYVVARSMPPERLLGGRSSAGFIQDEALLDLLRELENPPAPHLASVTRLH